The genomic region GCTAAATTCTTTTTCAAGTTAACAGAAATGTTTTTATATTCGTTTATGTTTAACTAATATGGATAAAAAGAGTTGGTATGGGGTAGTTTGTGAGCACAGTTAAAAGGTTTTGCAGATCAGAAAGAGATAAGATGATTTGCGGAGTTTGTGGAGGGCTTGGAGAATACTTCAACATAGATTCAAACATTGTTAGAATAATCTTCATATTTTTAGCAGTGCTTGCACCCATCCTTATACTTGCTTACATAATTGCGTGTCTCATTATTCCAAAAAGAAGTGAGAAAGGGGAGTGTGAACCAGGTGCAGCAATGCAAATAACCATTTCTGATTTTTCAAAATCAATTCCCAT from Ignisphaera cupida harbors:
- a CDS encoding PspC domain-containing protein, producing the protein MSTVKRFCRSERDKMICGVCGGLGEYFNIDSNIVRIIFIFLAVLAPILILAYIIACLIIPKRSEKGECEPGAAMQITISDFSKSIPMLIGVALVVIGFLIIAYVASSAALPSLTEWLFYYWWRGGRETLLLFEIVVGVFIMVIGLLIIESTRRSA